The DNA window TATTGACAAACAGGACGGTACTATGGCCCAAGCTCATATCTATTCAGGCTTGCCAAAGTAACAAAGTGCGGACAGCTGATTTTGGTTCCTGTAAACCGAACAACAACAGTTGGTgggtgttgctgttgccgTCTCTCGTTAGTCTGCCTGCATGTCGATCATGAATCGCTCGGACTGCGACCAACGGTTGCTTCTTGTTGGTATATGCAGCCTCACTCTGATCGCTTGTTCATTGTCGCAGTTGAGGAGGGTCCGTAATTATGCGGTGAGCTACTGCTTTTGCCAGAAGATCCTACACATGACACATGACACTTACAGCTCCAGCTACAGCTACAGCTGCAACCCCAAACTTGGGTTGCGGTAGCAGCAGGATGCAGAAGCGATGAACAAGGAATGTCAGAGCAGTTCTTTCGGTATTAAGCTCCATGTGATAACTACCGGCGATTggaaggaaaaaagaaattatctTGCCAGTCGGTTCCACGCTCAAGGGTTGATGCTTTCGCTACCACGGCCGGTATGGTCCGTGAGCACGAGAAAAGTGAAAAGAGACTCTTGATTGCAAAGTTTTCTTCAACTCGACACCGCACACACAGTACAGTATACAATGTCTCAGGTACGGGGTTGATAGGATGCTTACCGTCCCGAGCCACCCCTGCTCGCTGTCTTATGCGTCTATGCGTTCATGCCATACCCAGTACTGGTACTGGTCTACGGGTACGTATGGGGCTTTTGGGAGCAATTGTGCCAGGCTCTTGGAGACGAAGCGGATGCTCAGTACGACGGTGTAATTCGAACCATTCTGGCGAAACCCGAGCAGTTCATCAGAATGGCATGATGACTTGCAGGCGGTCACAGACGACCTGACTTGCCTCGGCTTTGTTACGTACATGCGGTAACGACTTTATCCTCGccatctccatcatcgcTTGTCTCTTCTTGCCTGTTGATGGGTACTACATAGTATGTACGGCAGCTCCGGACCAGCCCGCCCATGCGATGCGAGGCGAGGCGCGGTCCGCAAAGTCTGAGAGCAAACATGGACTAGGTAGATTTGATGATAATTAATAGAACGGGAAGCAACAGATAGACGGTGTGTCATCTCGGCATAAGAGTCTATCTAATTGTGACTCGCCATTAGGTTACCATCGAACCCACCCGTTCACCGTTTGTCAGTAACTAATTAATGTAGCATTCAGTTATGGCTTAcctttgatttgatttgcaGAGCcggcaagcaagcaagcaatcaGAAAATAAGCGGTGTTTGTTTGCCTGTTAGATCTTGATCTGATCAgatctggtctggtctggtcttgTTAGGCCTGACTTTACTTGACACACCAACAACAGGTTGTTGTCATTATCGTCTTGCCTCTTTTGAATATGCATCGagttttgcttttgctcttcttttctctgaATCATGTTTTTGTCGTCTCTTCCCTCCTCTAACCCTTTTCGgccttgttttcttttttgctcAATTGACCAAGTGTTGTCACAATCAGCTTGATAATATATCATGAAAATAAATGTGTTATGATTTATTACATTCGACCTATCTACCTACACATGCCCATGCCTATGCGGGCCAGTCGTCCCGTTCCATGGCTATGCAATCTACATGCCTCGTCTGATTGGGCGAGAATGTGAGAGGCAACGAAGGATTGTGAAGACGACGTATCATGTCCTATTCAAGCAGGAGCTTACTGAATGGCTGGAGTGAAGACGGACTGATGCACCAAACGCTTTTCATACCTGAACGTGAGGTGTTGGGTTACCAGACTGTCTAGTGGCTGCCAGTCGCTAGGAACAAGCAACGTAACGCAAGGTGACACAAGACACGAGGCTTAGACCTTTCATCCGATATgcagctttttttatatgcTCAGCTGAAGATGAAACGATCGATCCAATCAGAAAGTATACGAAGAGAGACGTTTGAGGTATCCCAGTGGATAGTTATCTGAAACACGTTGCACTATGTCCGTGTTTGACGTCAAAGGTTCAAGTCAGAGCAGTATAGTTGTCCTCAGATGAGAGGGGGTGTTTATGCGGACAGCAAATTGTCCGTTCACATATTACATACCCATCAGCCTATTTTTACGGAGGAACTCGGCTGTTGAGTTGTCGGATAGGATACACTGTGATACTCAGCCAAGCGGTTCTGTGTTTGCAGTTCCACCTACTATGTCAGAGAGTAGGACTTTGTGGGGTTAGGACATGTATCTGGGGGTTCGAGAACTTTGGACaatgagaggaagaggaagagacaGGGTGGAGAATCGACCGTTAATGCTACTATTGTTGAATAGGCGGTAGAGGAAGCAAAGAGTCCCGAATGGCCTCATCGCCCTGCTGTGTCGAGGCACGGCAGCCGGCCGAAGTTATGCCTGCAGACCGACGGTTTGTCGCCTCTCTTTGCTAATGGATGGACCAAGCCTGTGAGGGATCAACGATAGAGTTTTCCAAAGGTTTCGCGGCGACTTCGCAGATGCCGATTGGATGCATTGTCAATGTCTGTGTCTGACCGACACGTCGTGAATCAGATTTGGGGCCTGCATCTGcgtctgcatctgcatttGCATTTACCTGACAAGACCGAGTCCAATGCGAGGGCAAAAAGTTAGTTTGTTGCTGTCATGTGCTCCATAGCAGACGCATAATAGACTGCATATACCTACAGAATCTTAGTCTGATACTTGGAATTGATCATCTATCAGCCCTTGAATGCTTTTTGGGGAGTGGCGCTGCAATGgagtttttcttcttttggtACACGTCTTTTCTTAACTCTCACCTGCATATTCGttgcttctttttttagTCTGACGGGTATTTGTCCTCGGCTTTGAGCGatcacttttttttttttctttcctttatTGCtccatttctttttgttATGTATTCCTTCTTTTCGTATTTTTAATCCCTTCTTGCAATTACGTAGTTGTTTCTTGCTTATTTGCCTGCCGCCGAGTATTGTATGTCTCCAATCGCAATTGTGGTCGGTATAGGGTACACTCATCTGTCACACATGAGTGATTTGTCTCCATTCCAGTAATCGTATAGATGATGGCATGGAGGGTTACGAATCTGACGTTAgaccttttttcttccttttaaGGCAAGGGTTGATGTCAGACATGGTCTAAATACACGTGTAAGTGTCTGTGTTGAGACTTGCAAAAGGCCAGAGTCTTACATAGAGAGCTATGCAAGGGTGAGTGTTTGAGAGATATGTCTTAGAACCAGTAGATCCAGCCCTAACATACCAGTCTGGCACACACAGATTGATCTTTGATCGATCTTGATTAAGTGACGTGCATATAGATCTCGAGTAAGGGATGGTTTCTGTTGCATACCATTACGAAGATCGAGATTCATGCCACGACTAGTCTGGATGAGTCTCAACACTTGATAATATTTGACAACTGTATGAAGGTAATTGGTTGGAGATGACTGATAATACTAGATAGCATGTGTAATCCTATAGACGTTATGTGATAGAGACTGTAGCTGGGCGAAACTGATATGCGCTGCCGTGATGTTGATGGTGGTTTGAGCAGACAAGTATTGATATCGATGAGAATGCTCTGATCAACTCGCAATTTACCTTGGATATCCTTGGAAACGTATACAAAACAACCGAGCTACAATCAATAGTGAATAGAATGCTAGCACTAGTAATATTGAAGACTTGTGGTTCGTGATGGACCTATGTATGGATAGAATATCTAGTCACAGAACCATGGTTATTCATTCTGCCTCGTGGTATAGGGTAATCAACGGCTACTCGGCCGGCATCGGGGTGCCGAAGCAGATAAACGGCCCCACACGGGCCGTGGCCGGTTAGATCGGCTGACAATAAAACTCGACATGATAGAACAGACCCCTCTATGGGAGCGGTGAAAACAAGGCATTGTGTTGTTATCGATGGATACTGCTACCTTGAAAATGTTACGGTGAATAGGTAATACCCATGTTAGATTGTGTCAATATTTTAGATTTCCCATAGTCTCTCTATCGATACTCAATTGCAATTGTGATTGTAATCGTCTAGTTTTTATTGTCTTTCACTATCCGTACctgactagactagactaagCCTCCAGCCACCCGGATTACCGTAGTTACCAACCTCCAACCACACGGACTCGTAACCAAGAAAAGCATCCCCAACCTCCCCTCAATTTCCTTAGTAGTTAATTCTTGGGGCGCCAAGTTActtggaagaggaaaaaCTTAATGGGGAACCAATTAATTCATTACGCGGCAAGCCCAAGAAAATTAACGAGAAAAACCGGAAAACCGGCCAACGTTTAGACGGTGACGGAGCGTGGTTGTGACGTGACGTGTCGAGTCTTGGGTATTAATTCATTTTTCACCGTTTTATTCTGCTTTTCCCTCCTACAGTACAAATCCTCTTTTTTcccctctcctctcctcatGCAACCACTTTAAGACTCGAGTCACCGCTTTTCGTGTTACTGCTACCTCACACCGTCAAGTCGAGTATAGTCGAGTATAGTCGAGTCGAGTCTATAACAAATACTCGGATATAAGTAAATCACACCACTACTGCTTGCGTGTATCGACGACTATCCATCTACTCCCACTCCCATTACCACTGTACCTACATATCATATCACACCGCATCACATATAGCCCATCATGAGATGGCCATCCAAATCCTCATTCGCAGCTACTGCGCTGCTCCTTAGCTCTGTCTCAGCCCAAACATGGAGTTCATGCAATCCCCTACATAGCAGTAAGTCCAATACCACACTATACATCGACCCCGTCGCATACTGACAGCTTCTCCATAGACACCTGTCCCAATGATGATGCGCTGGGCATGAGCATCGACATCGACTTCTCCAAAGGCGCAGTAAACTCTTTCGCAGCCTCCGGATCCCCAAAGTACGACGACGAGGGTGTCTCTTTCACTGTCGCCCGCGCCAACGATGCGCCTCAGCTCGCTTCCCTCTTCTACATCATGTTTGGCCGTGTCGAGATTACAATGAAGGCTGCTCCAGGCGCTGGTATAGTCTCATCGCTCGTTCTCCAGTCCGACGTGCTTGACGAGATCGACATTGAGTGGCTTGGTTCCGACAACGACGAGATCCAGTCCAACTACTTTGGAAAGGGCCAGACTACCTCATACAACCGTGGCGAGTTCCACGATGTCACCAACACACAAGGTGAATGGACCACGTATACTATTGATTGGAACAAGGACCGCATTGTCTGGATGGTTGGCGGCACCGTCGTCCGCACTCTCAACTCTGGAGATGCACCCGACAACCAATACCCTCAGACCCCAATGCAAGTCAAGTTTGGAGCTTGGGCTGGTGGTGATCCCAACACGAACCCTCCTGGAACCGTCAAATGGGCTCGTGGACCGACGGACTATTCCAAGGGGCCCTTCACCATGAAGGTCAAGAGCGTCATCATCACAGACTACTCTACCGGCGACGAGTACAAGTACAAGGACACATCTGGCTCATGGCAATCCATCGAAGCTATCGGCGGCGCGGTCAATGGCAATGAGAACGGCGATGCCATGACCGTCACTGCTACTGCCCAGGGAACTGTTGCCACGCAGAACGATAACGTCCCTATTGGAGGTATCGGAGAGGATGGAAGTCCCGCCACAGCTACACAGACTGGATGGCCTTGGACTGGCTCTCGTCCTTCTGGCGGTGCGATCCCTGAAGGATGGCGCCTCAACGCCGAAGGAAAGATCATTCCCGCTGAGAACAGCGCCATGAGCTCCCCTCAGCCCTTCCACAGCTTTATCGCTGTTATCCCCTTCTTCGCTGGCATCATGGCTTTTGCCGGAAGGCTCATCTAAAAAAGAATCTCCTCTTCGATTTCACTGTATATGATGGATGATTGGAGATATTACAAAGGGCAGAGCCCCTGTACATTGGCAAGACATAGACGTACAAAGTCTCAAGGACATTGTCAGGATTGGATGTGATACCTGATTTGCATGATACGGTTGGTTGGCGTTGCTGCACATTATTGGCATATAGCATTTACACTCGCGTGGATTTTTGAATTTCTAATTTTGCTTTTAGCGACGGCGTAATGGACTCGGGCAACAAAGAGGATGCATGAATTATATAGATTTCAACTATAGATAGAATAATACCTTTGTACAATCAACCAGTAACTGTGTGACTCGCTGAATTCGTTGTTTCACCAATTTGTATTCACTGCTGTTACCTATATATATCACCGGCAACAACACATAAAATGCATATATAGCAATTGAATTTTCCCCCAGAGCCGAGCTGACGTATCCTTCTGCTGAAAGGCGTACCGAACGAACCTCAGCATTAGCTCAATCCCCTGGTACACGTGTAGTGTTTCTATATATGCATCTAAGAAATGCAGCATCTGCCGCCCAAATCTCCTGTACCCAGATGCTCCAGATAACCCATCTCGGCGCCAAGTAGTCCGTCGCCCTGTCCGTTTCACCCTCCTTCGTAAGCACGCATATGCATGACGAGCTTGCGCCTCTATTTATGAGCCCATAATCGACGTTAcacctccttcttcctctttgctCATATTGAAAGCACTGATTGAGTATTCTTACAAACGTTCCAGAAAATAGCAAATTAGTAAAGTAAAAGCAAAGAATCCGAAAGCCACCcgcttttctctttttgtaCGCCAACCCTTCTCACAATGATTTAGAAGGTCCAATCGTCTTCGTCCTCAACAGACTTGATCGCCCATCGGAACTTGTCCCGAAGcgtcttggagaagaactTTTCGATTGGAACATCGaacttcttggagaagacgaCAGTAAGACGAGGATCAATGTAGTTCTGTTATCCATGGTTAGTAAGCCGCAACGCAGTCAATTGATTGGGTGTTCAGAAAGACTCACGATCTTGGAGGTGCCGAGAGCTACCTCCTTGTTACCATCACGATCCTGGGCCTGGAGCTCAAGC is part of the Fusarium poae strain DAOMC 252244 chromosome 4, whole genome shotgun sequence genome and encodes:
- a CDS encoding hypothetical protein (TransMembrane:1 (o6-28i)) → MSQPPLLAVLCVYAFMPYPVLVLVYGYVWGFWEQLCQALGDEADAQYDGVIRTILAKPEQFIRMA
- a CDS encoding hypothetical protein (SECRETED:SignalP(1-21)~TransMembrane:1 (n8-16c21/22o353-371i)~BUSCO:40242at5125~CAZy:GH16) → MRWPSKSSFAATALLLSSVSAQTWSSCNPLHSNTCPNDDALGMSIDIDFSKGAVNSFAASGSPKYDDEGVSFTVARANDAPQLASLFYIMFGRVEITMKAAPGAGIVSSLVLQSDVLDEIDIEWLGSDNDEIQSNYFGKGQTTSYNRGEFHDVTNTQGEWTTYTIDWNKDRIVWMVGGTVVRTLNSGDAPDNQYPQTPMQVKFGAWAGGDPNTNPPGTVKWARGPTDYSKGPFTMKVKSVIITDYSTGDEYKYKDTSGSWQSIEAIGGAVNGNENGDAMTVTATAQGTVATQNDNVPIGGIGEDGSPATATQTGWPWTGSRPSGGAIPEGWRLNAEGKIIPAENSAMSSPQPFHSFIAVIPFFAGIMAFAGRLI